AATACAATTTTTTAAGATATTTTCGCAGATTTGAAGAATTCTTTCTCTATTTATCAGGATCAGTAAAAATGTAAAATCGTTATGACAATAATGACTTCACACAGAAATTTCTCTGCTTGTATTGTATCAAACAATTTTGAAATATTTTAAATGAATACTATTTTGGAGAAAAGACTTTATGCAAAATACTGCCACAACAAACAAAGAAAGCGCATCTGCGGTTGACCTAACAAAATGTCAATCAATCCTTGCACAGTATACTCAAGCAACTATCTCTGATCTTATCCCGATTTTGCAACTCGTTCAGGATGCTTACGGTTATTTGCCTATGGAAGCAATCGAAGAAGTATCGGCACAGACTTGTATTCCCTTGAGCAAATTTTATGGGGTAGTTACTTTTTATTCACAATTTCATTTGGAGCCCCGTGGCAAACACAACATCAAATTATGTACGGGTACGGCCTGTCATATTAAAGGAGCGCCTGATATTGATAAAAAAATCACAGAGGTTCTTGATATACGCGTAGGCGCAACAACTCAGGATTATAAATTTACCTATAACACGGCAGCATGCCTTGGAACCTGCTTTCTTGCACCAGTCATGATGATCGATGACAGATATTACGGAAAATTGGATGAGGAAAAAACAGAGAATATTCTCAGGAGTTACTAAAAAGGAGTGTTATTTATGGAGAAACTAAAATCAAGCGAAGATCTTTCAAGGTTCAAGGAGTCAATTGCAACGGAAAGCCCTTCTGACAAAATACGAATATCAATATGCACAACCGGTTGCAGGGCACTTGGGGCAGAGGAAGTCTGTAAGACCTTCAATGCAGAAATAGAATACCAATCCCTTAAAGATAAAGTAGAGATAGTAGATACCGGTTGTCAGGGATTATGTACCAGAGCTCCCGTTTTGACAATTGAACCAACGGGTATCTTTTACGGCAGGGTGACAGAAACAGATGTGCATGAAATTATTTCTCGAACCGTCCTTAAGGGAGAAATTATTGAACGGCTCTGTTACACGGAGGAAGGCAAACGTATTCCCTATATCAAAGACATCCCTTTTTATAGTAAACAAAAAAAAGTTGTGCTGAAAAATTGTGGAAAAATCAATCCGAAGAACATTAACGATTATATTCAAAGAAATGGTTATTCAGCCCTTGCAAAAGCTCTTTCAAGCATGACCCCCGATGGAATAATTACAGAAATTAAAAATTCCGGTTTGCGTGGCAGGGGTGGCGCTGGATTCCCTACAGGTGTTAAATGGGAGTTTGCTAAGAATGCGAAGGGTGATACGAAATATATTATCTGCAATGGAGACGAGGGAGACCCGGGAGCTTTTATGGACCGGGCCGTGCTAGAAGGTGATCCTCACGCTGTAATTGAAGGAATGAGTATTTGTGCCTATGCGATAGGTTCCAAGAAAGGCATTATTTATGTACGCGAAGAATATCCGATCGCTGTAGAGCACGTGAAAATTGCCATAGAACAGGCAAGTTCCCTCGGCCTATTGGGAAAAAATATTCTCGGCACCGATTTCACCTTTAATTTAGATGTCAAAATGGGAGCAGGGGCCTTTGTTTGTGGAGAAGAAACAGCTCTTATTGCCTCTATTGAAGGAAAGCGTGGCATGCCAAAGCCGCGACCTCCATTTCCTGCGACAAGCGGACTTTGGGGAAAACCTACAAATATTAATAATGTAGAAACCTTTGCGAACGTACCGGTGATCATCTCCGAAGGTTCTCATGCTTATAAGTCAGTAGGAACAGAGACCAGCAAAGGTACAAAGATATTTGCTTTAGCAGGTAATGTAAATAACACTGGCCTTGTTGAAGTTCCAATGGGAACTACGCTTCGTGAAATTATTTTTGATATTGGTGGAGGTATTCCCAGGCGTAAGAAATTCAAGGCCGCACAAATGGGTGGACCTTCCGGTGGATGTGTGCCGGAAGAGCATCTCGATCTCCCTATTGATTACGAAACGGTAAAAGAAGTAGGGGCAATTATGGGTTCTGGTGGCCTTATTGTAATGGATGAAACTACTTCCATGGTTGAAATTGCACGATATTTCATGGATTTTTGCCAAAGCGAATCCTGTGGAAAATGCACACCTTGCAGGATAGGAACCAAAAGGATGCTGGAAATACTTACAAGGATTACAAAGGGACAGGGAAAAGGAGAAGATCTTGGTCTTCTGAAAGAGCTGGCAGAAGTTACCAGGACATCTTCATTGTGCGGCTTGGGACAAACATCTGCAAACCCAGTGGTTTCTACTATCCGATATTATCTTGATGAGTATGAAGCATTGATCAATAAGAGGGAAACACAGGCTGCAGCCTCTTAATGCTACGAATCAAAGGCCAAAGCAAAAGCAATGGTGTTTCTTTAATAAATGA
Above is a genomic segment from Candidatus Brocadiaceae bacterium containing:
- the nuoE gene encoding NADH-quinone oxidoreductase subunit NuoE, which translates into the protein MQNTATTNKESASAVDLTKCQSILAQYTQATISDLIPILQLVQDAYGYLPMEAIEEVSAQTCIPLSKFYGVVTFYSQFHLEPRGKHNIKLCTGTACHIKGAPDIDKKITEVLDIRVGATTQDYKFTYNTAACLGTCFLAPVMMIDDRYYGKLDEEKTENILRSY
- a CDS encoding NAD(P)H-dependent oxidoreductase subunit E: MEKLKSSEDLSRFKESIATESPSDKIRISICTTGCRALGAEEVCKTFNAEIEYQSLKDKVEIVDTGCQGLCTRAPVLTIEPTGIFYGRVTETDVHEIISRTVLKGEIIERLCYTEEGKRIPYIKDIPFYSKQKKVVLKNCGKINPKNINDYIQRNGYSALAKALSSMTPDGIITEIKNSGLRGRGGAGFPTGVKWEFAKNAKGDTKYIICNGDEGDPGAFMDRAVLEGDPHAVIEGMSICAYAIGSKKGIIYVREEYPIAVEHVKIAIEQASSLGLLGKNILGTDFTFNLDVKMGAGAFVCGEETALIASIEGKRGMPKPRPPFPATSGLWGKPTNINNVETFANVPVIISEGSHAYKSVGTETSKGTKIFALAGNVNNTGLVEVPMGTTLREIIFDIGGGIPRRKKFKAAQMGGPSGGCVPEEHLDLPIDYETVKEVGAIMGSGGLIVMDETTSMVEIARYFMDFCQSESCGKCTPCRIGTKRMLEILTRITKGQGKGEDLGLLKELAEVTRTSSLCGLGQTSANPVVSTIRYYLDEYEALINKRETQAAAS